In Phycisphaerae bacterium RAS1, the genomic window CCTCATGTCAACGCGAATGGCCGTACTGACGGTGCTGGCGTTCAGCGCGGCCGGCCTGACCGCCCGGGCGGAGGACAAACCGGCGTCCGCTCCGGCCGCGACGCAGCCCGCAGCCGACTTCTCCGGCGCGTGGGAAACGGCGCAGAGTCGTCTGTGGCTTTCGCAGCGCGGCGCCGCGGTCGTCGGGCATGACGATCAGAACAACCTGATCGAAGGCGCCGTCGAGGGGCGCAAGCTGCGCTTCAGCGTCGGCGGCGGGCTTCCGGTCGGAGGCATTATCACGCTGTCTGAGGACGGGCAGTCCTTCAGCGGAGAGCTCTCCTCGCCACTGAGCGACCTGCCGGCGCTCGCCTTGAGCGGCCGCCGCCCGCTCGCCGCCAGAGGCCCGATGACCTTCGACGGCCTGTGGCAGACGAAATACGGCCGCATGCGCCTGCGGACGGACGGCCAGAAGATCACGGGAATCTACGAATACGCCGGAATCTCGAAGATCAACGGCACGCTGAGCGGCGAGCGCTTCGAATTCAAGTACGACCAGGCGGACGGTGAGAAGGGCGAGGGCGTCTTCGAGCTGACCACCGACGGCCGCGCGTTCACCGGAACCTGGAAGACGGAGACCGGCCGCGGCGGAGCGTGGGCCGGCGTGCGCGTCGAACCGGAGCCGGGCGTGAGCTGGCTCTTCGTGGTCGAGGCGCCCTGGGAAGAGTCGGTGCTGTCGCCGCCCTATTCGTACGGCGACATGCTGCGCAGCTTTTTCACGCGCGATCCGAAGGTGCGCGTGCGGCAGCGGTTCTTTCACGACGTGCCCGACCTGCGTCGCTGGTGCGCCGAAGTGCCCTTCTTCGCCGAGCCGGTCGTGCTCTACATTTCGTCGCACGGCACGGAGCAGGGGGTGATCGTCGGCAACCGCATGATCCCCACCAAGACCATCGCCGACTGTGTCAAAGAGGCCGACAACCTGGCGCTGCTGCACTTCGGGGCCTGCCAGGTGCTGGCCGGGGAGGACACGGCCAGGGTCTTTGCGGAGGTCATTCCGACCCGCCGCTTTCCCATCTCTGGCTTCGGCGTGCCGGTTGACTGGGCCGGAAGCGCCATCGTCGATTTCACCTATCTCGACCTGATGCTGTCACGTGGTTTGCCGGCGGCGGCGGCGGTCGAGCAGACCAAGCAGATGATCTCCTTCGCGCGCCCGGAGAGCGGCGGTGCGATTCCCGGCGCGGATTTGCGACTCCTGGACGCCGGGGCGAAATCCGGCGACGGAAAGTAACATGGCCCCGCCGCGCTGGAGCGCCACCCTGCCGGCCGACCTCTTCGCCGGGCTGACGGTCGCGCTGGTCGCCATTCCGCAGTGCATGGCGTTCGCCACGATCTGCGGTCTGCCGGCGGTGGCGGGTCTCTATTCCGCGGTGGTCATGGGGCTGGTCAGCGCCGCGATCTCAGAATCGCCGAAGCTTGTCGTCGGTCCCGCCATCACCGCCAGCACCATGCTGCTGGCGGTGCTTCGCACCGTCGAGCCGACCGACGCGCAGCGCTGGCCGGTCATCGCGGGGTTCACGGCCGTCCTGGTCGGCGTGATGACCATCGTCGCGGCCTGGTTGAACCTGGGGCGCTTCACGCGTTTCGTCTCGCGCGCCGTCATCCTCGGCCTCGTGGCCGGCTCCGCGGCCCTCACGCTCGGTTCGCAGCTCGCGCCGATGATGGGGCTAAGCGCCGGCCGGCAGTCCACGCTGCTCGGAATATTGTGGAACACGATCTCCCGGCTTGGCGGCGTGCACTGGCCGGCGGTCAGCGTGTCGATCGGGGCGATGGTCGTCACGCTCGTCGGCGCCCGGCTCGGGCCGCGCGTCCCGGCGGCGTTCATTGCGCTGGCGCTCAGCGGCGTGGCCGCGTGGCAACTGGAGCAGCGCGGGCTTGCGGGCGAGCTGCCGACGATCGGCGCGCTGCCCTGGAGCTGGCCGTCCTCGCTCACGCCGCGCTATGAGGGGCCGCTTTCGTCCGACCTGCTCGCCGGCGCGGCGGCCATCTGCGTGGTCGGCATCATTCAGAACCTGTCGATCGCCAAGGCGCTGGCGGACCGGGACGATCAGCGCTTCCGCCCGAAACGCGAGCTCTGGGCGCTGGGCGTGGCCAACATCGCCGCCGGCCTGCTGCACGGCTTCCCCGGCTCAGGCAGTTTCGCGCGCTCGGCCCTGAGCGATCTGGCCGGAGCGCGGACGCGCGTCTCGGGCATCGCCGCAGCCGTCGCCACCACGGTCATTGCGGCGCTGGCCGCGCCTTTGGCGCGCCACGTGACGCTGGCGGCTATTGCCGGCGTGCTGGTCGCGACCGCGATCACCATGGTGAGCTGGCGCGAGCTGACGCACGTTCTGCTGCGCGATCGCGACGACCGCGTCGTCCTGCTGACGACCGTGGCGGCCGTGTTCATTCTTCCGATCCACTGGGCGGTGTTGATCGGACTGGTGGTTTCGGTCGGCCTGCTCCTGGGCCGCGTGGGGCGACTGCACCTTTTCGAGATGGTGCGGAATCGCGAGGGGGCGTTCCGCGAGCATGCCATCGACAAAGCGACCGGCGCCAGCCGCGTCACGATGCTTCAGGTCGAGGGGCCGCTGTTCTTCGCCCACGCCGATGAGCTTGCTAGAAAGCTCCGAGCTGTCTTCCGCCGCCGGCCGGACGTCACCATCGTTCGCATGCGCCGCACGCAACAGATCGACTTTTCGGTGCTGGCGTCCATCGACGGACCGGTCCGCAGCTACCTCGCGGGCGGCGGCCATCTGCTGATGTGCGGCCTGACGCCCGCAATCCGCGAGACGCTGCGCAACAGTCCACTGGGAGCCGCCCTCGGCGCGGACAATCTCATGGCGGCCAACCGCGAGGTCTTCGGCTCGGCCCGCGCGGCGATCGAGCGGGCCCAGTCGCTGTGCCGCGACGCCGCGGACGCGCGTCCCATGTTCCGAGAGGGCGAGTCGCCGGCGGAATGACGTCTTCCGAGGCGCGACCGTGAGGGAGCGGAGGGGTAAAGAACCGCTTGCTTACGCGCGCGGCTCGGATCGCAACTCGCTACTCTTCACACCGCCGCCCACACCATCTTCACCCCCGCAATCACCAGCACCACCGCCAGCATTCGCCGTAGCGTCTGGGGCGCCATCCGCCGGCTGCCGATCCACGAGCCGCACAGCCCGCCCACGCCGGCCGCAGCCGCCCACAGGCCCGCAATCGGCGGCACCTGTTGCAGGCTGGCGACATGCCCGCCCAGCCCGGCGATTGAGTTCACCAGGATAAACGCGGCCGACACGCCGGCCGTGCTGCGCGTGTTCGCCCAGCCTGTGAGCAGCAGCAACGGACTCAGAAAGATCCCGCCTCCCACGCCCGCCACGCCCGCCAGAAACCCGACGCCGCCGCCGCTGAGCAGCGCCGCGGGCACATGAATCTCGCGCGCGGGGCGCTCGCGGAAGCTCCACGCCAATCGCACCGCCGCAACCAGCAGCGTCGCGCCGACAACCGCGCTGTAGACGCCGGCGGAGACCTTCAGCGATCCGCCCAGCCACGCGCAGGGAACGGACGCGACGGCGAAAGGCCAGAACGTGCGCCACGAAAACGCCCCGGCGGCGGTGAACTGGGCGGTCGTGATGGATGCGACCAGGATATTCAAGACCAGCGCCGTGGGTTTCATCACGGTCGCCGGCAGCCCCATAAGCGCCATCGCCGCCAGGTATCCCGACGCCCCGGCATGGCCGACGGAGGAATAGAGCAGGGCGGCGACGAGGATCATCCCGGTCAGCAAGGCGACGTCGAAATGTGACAAGGAAAATGCCCTCGCGACGGCCCGATTGAGCGTAGCGTCGGACCTCCGCGTCCGACGCTGAACTCGCCGTCGGACACGGAGGTCCGACGCTACGGGCTTGTTGAACGGCTCTAGAACGCGGCCCGCAGCGCCGTCGGGAGCATGCCGACGCTGCGGGCCAGGAGGCGGAAACACCAACCGTCAGCCGGCGGCTATCTCGGCGAAAGCGTGAACGGCATGAAGCAGCCGACGCGCTCCTTGTCGACGATCAACAGGTTCCGCAGCCCCTCCATCATCTCGCGCACTTTACCGGGCACGAACTCGTTCAGCAGCGGCAGCGCCGCGCGGACGACCGGATCAGCCGCATAGCGCCGCGGGGCGGCGGCGATTTCGAATTCGTCCTCGGTTTCTTCGCCCGAAAGCATCTTGAAAATGTCGCCGATGTCCCTGGGCTTGGGCAGCGCGTGCACCGGGCAGTCGGCGGGCAGGTCGGCCTTCGCGCGGGCAAATTTCAGCGCGTCGTGCAGGCTGCCGATCTTGTCCACCAGCCCGCGCTCCAGCGCCTGCTTGCCGGTGAAGACGCGGCCGGCGGCCATGTCGTCCAGGTTGCCCTTGATGCGGTCGCCGCGTGACGTCTTGATACGCCCCTTGAACTGGTCGTAGACGTCGTTCATGTACTTTTCGATGACGCCGCGCTCCTCGGTGGTCCACTTGCGGTTGGCGCTCATCAGCGACGCGCGCTTGCCGCGGTTGAACTCGGTGGTCGTGATGCCCAGCTTGCCTTCGAACAGCCCGCTCCAGACCAGCTTTCCGCCCACCACGCCGATCGACGCGGTGATCGTGGTCTCATCCGCGAAAATCGTGTCAGCCGGGATCGAGACGTAGTAGCCGCCCGAGCCGGCGACCGAGCCCATGCTGACGATGACGGGCTTCTCCTTGGCGCAGCGCGTGGCCGCCTCCCAGATAATGTCGCTGGCCAGGGCCGAGCCGCCGGGCGAGTTCACGCGCACCACCACCGCCTTGATGCCCTCATCCGTGCGGGCCTTCTCGAACGCCGCCCGCAGCGTGCTGCTCCCGGCTGACGAGCTGCCGCTCATGAAGTCCGGTTCGCTGCGGCCCATGACGATGCCGCCTTCGATGACGATCAGGCCCACGCCCGGCTTGGTGGGCTGCGAGGCCTTCTCCATCATCTCGCCGAACATCTGGAAGATGGCGAAGGGGTTTTCGAAGTCCAGCTTGATGCCGTCCTCGTCCTCGTACTTCTTCACCAGCTTCACGTCCTTGCCGAATTCCTTCTGGATCATGCGCTTGAACTCGGTGAAGGGCGCGACCGCGTCCACCAGTTTCTTCTTGAGCGCTTCCTGCGAGTCGATCGGGGCCGCGTCCACCGCCGCCTTGATCTCGTCGACTTTCAGATTGCGGCCCTCGGCCATCAAGTTGACCCAGCGGTCATAGATGCCGTCCAGCAGCCAGTTGATGTTCTCGGCGAAGGCCTTGCTCGGCTCGGTGCGCGTGTAGGGCTCCAGGGCCGCCTTGTAGTCGCCGCAATGCAGCATCTCCGCCTCGACGCCGATCTTGTCGAGCAGGCCTTTGTAAAAGCTGACTTCGGCGTGCAGGCCGGCGATCGCCAGCTCGCTGTATTCCGCCAGGGTGATGTGGTCCGCGGCGCAC contains:
- the sppA_1 gene encoding Protease 4, encoding MRVGRSRSFRWVVFAGVLAALPQLALAEKKVLRLRFDGPLLEAPRGEMDFSVLFGGEKAQTLHKCVSNIHKAAGDKDIAAIVMIVESPMLSFAQIEEVSAALKAFRASGKKIYCYLDYAGNGSYALACAADHITLAEYSELAIAGLHAEVSFYKGLLDKIGVEAEMLHCGDYKAALEPYTRTEPSKAFAENINWLLDGIYDRWVNLMAEGRNLKVDEIKAAVDAAPIDSQEALKKKLVDAVAPFTEFKRMIQKEFGKDVKLVKKYEDEDGIKLDFENPFAIFQMFGEMMEKASQPTKPGVGLIVIEGGIVMGRSEPDFMSGSSSAGSSTLRAAFEKARTDEGIKAVVVRVNSPGGSALASDIIWEAATRCAKEKPVIVSMGSVAGSGGYYVSIPADTIFADETTITASIGVVGGKLVWSGLFEGKLGITTTEFNRGKRASLMSANRKWTTEERGVIEKYMNDVYDQFKGRIKTSRGDRIKGNLDDMAAGRVFTGKQALERGLVDKIGSLHDALKFARAKADLPADCPVHALPKPRDIGDIFKMLSGEETEDEFEIAAAPRRYAADPVVRAALPLLNEFVPGKVREMMEGLRNLLIVDKERVGCFMPFTLSPR
- a CDS encoding putative sulfate transporter → MAPPRWSATLPADLFAGLTVALVAIPQCMAFATICGLPAVAGLYSAVVMGLVSAAISESPKLVVGPAITASTMLLAVLRTVEPTDAQRWPVIAGFTAVLVGVMTIVAAWLNLGRFTRFVSRAVILGLVAGSAALTLGSQLAPMMGLSAGRQSTLLGILWNTISRLGGVHWPAVSVSIGAMVVTLVGARLGPRVPAAFIALALSGVAAWQLEQRGLAGELPTIGALPWSWPSSLTPRYEGPLSSDLLAGAAAICVVGIIQNLSIAKALADRDDQRFRPKRELWALGVANIAAGLLHGFPGSGSFARSALSDLAGARTRVSGIAAAVATTVIAALAAPLARHVTLAAIAGVLVATAITMVSWRELTHVLLRDRDDRVVLLTTVAAVFILPIHWAVLIGLVVSVGLLLGRVGRLHLFEMVRNREGAFREHAIDKATGASRVTMLQVEGPLFFAHADELARKLRAVFRRRPDVTIVRMRRTQQIDFSVLASIDGPVRSYLAGGGHLLMCGLTPAIRETLRNSPLGAALGADNLMAANREVFGSARAAIERAQSLCRDAADARPMFREGESPAE
- a CDS encoding Sulfite exporter TauE/SafE, which gives rise to MSHFDVALLTGMILVAALLYSSVGHAGASGYLAAMALMGLPATVMKPTALVLNILVASITTAQFTAAGAFSWRTFWPFAVASVPCAWLGGSLKVSAGVYSAVVGATLLVAAVRLAWSFRERPAREIHVPAALLSGGGVGFLAGVAGVGGGIFLSPLLLLTGWANTRSTAGVSAAFILVNSIAGLGGHVASLQQVPPIAGLWAAAAGVGGLCGSWIGSRRMAPQTLRRMLAVVLVIAGVKMVWAAV